TGATCAGAAGATCCGGTGCTTTTTCCTCATGATATGTATTGCAGCAAGATATATCAATTACATTTACATGTATTCCCGATTTTATAAACTGGGTTTCAAAGCAGGATACAATGGCTTTTGTGCCTCCTGTTCCAGAGAAATATGCTAAAGTAACAGTCTTAACTTTACGCTTTCTATCTTTCATAAAAGTCTCCTTTGATATGAAATCATGTATATACATTATTATTGGTAATTAAGTAGAATTACAGTGTACCAGGAGAACTTACTGCTTAAAAATGCTCATAATCTTGGTGTCCGCATTTTAACCAGCTGAAGAAATCGTTCCTGCGATGGGGAAGAATCTTGTAGTTCTTTGTATGGAAAACTTTTGTCAAATTCTTTTGCTTTTGCTTCGTCAATATCAAATATCGGGTCCTCGAAGAAACGGCCGGAGCAATCGGACAATGCCCCCTCAGTCAGTTCAAAAGCCAGTAATGGAGCGGCATACATATTGTCAGAAGTACCAATTTTGTATGTTTCAGCCGGAACAAAACCAAATCTACTGTAATAGGAGGGGTCACCATAAATTAAAATTGCCTTGTGGCCCAAATTCCTTGCAAGCTTTTTGGTGTGTTCGATGAGTAAGGTTCCGATTCCCTGCCCTTGAAGCTCAGGAAAAACTGAAATTGGACCAAAGCTGGTAACCGGATATATCTCCCCGTTATCACACTGTATATTTGCCTTTGTATACATGATGTTTCCGACAAGCTTTTCATTTTCAGTGGCGACGATGTCCAGTTCTTTTATAAATGATTCTGATTCCCGCATCATATGCACCAAATAGTGCTCATTACAGCCCGGTACATAATGATTCCAGAACGCTTCCCGTGTCAATTCTTCAACGGTCCGGTAATCGGATGCTTTTTCTCTTCGTAACCGAATATTCTCCCTTTGCATGATTTTTCCCTCCAAACATTCATATCATATTTCGATATATTGTATATCTGCAAAGCAAATTTGTAAAGGAATATTATAAACAGCAAGCCGCTTTTCTTTACAAAAAGCGGCCGCCAGGTTAGTAGTATTATTTTTATATTTTGTTAAATCTCGTTCGCTGGCTGTTTCGTACTATGCAAAAGCACAGCGCCAAATGCCATAATAACAAAAAACACAACCAGATATGCGATTGCAGCAATTCCGTGGGCAAACCAGGCGGCAGCAATCATAAATATACAACCTGCAAGGGATATGCAGGGCATAAGGAACCTGTTGAAAAAATTAAGCTCTTTCCCTTTTTTCATGAACATAATAAAAATAGGAATGTACAGGGCGTAAATTGTAATAATGGGTAATTCTGAAGAATCAAAGCTGAAGAACCCAAACCAGTTGTCGGTTAAGTTTGCCCCATAAAAATAAAATAACCAGAGGCTGCAAAGAAATAACCCCATAATTGCGGAATTAACAGGCATATTAGTCGCCGGATCCACCTGGCTGAACACTCTGGGCTTAGGACCAAGGCCTCTTGCAGCGATAGAATAAATTCCACGTGTGCAGCCAAGCATCAGCCCGTTTAAAGTCCCCAGGCATGATATGATGACGAATACAAATAAAAGGGAACCGCCTGCCGAGGTGAAAACTGTTTGGAATGCCAGTTTGGCACCGGTTTCGCCACCAGCCATCATCACCTCATTTTTAATCGTTCCTGCCAAACCGATATAATACAGGATGTAAACAGACATAGTAATAAAAGTACCTGCAATCAAAGCCAAAGGAAGATTTTTCTTTGCATTTTTTAATTCTGCGTTAATGCAGGTTGCAATAATCCAGCCTTCGTAGGCAAAGCTTGCTGCGACAACAGCCGTAAACAACCCGTTGGTAGTGCTTTGGGATACGTAGTGGGTGAAATTATACATGGTCATACCGCTTCGAAGTCCTGCAAACGTTCCGACAACTGCCATTAAGAATAGGGGAATCAGTTTGATAACCGTAGTGCTTACCTGGAATTTTCCTGCCAGTACAGGAGATAAAGCATTCATTGTAAAGCTTGAAACCAGATAAAGGCAGGCTATGGTCATACATTCTCCGCCTGTAATGGAAAAGCCAAAGATTACGCAGGTATATCGGGCGGAGACCCATGCAAGTACAGAGGTAATTGTGGGATAATAAATCGCTGCCATAAACCAGCCGACATAATAAGCATACGTTTTCCCCATTGTTGCTTCTGCGTAATCTACCACACCATTGATAAACTGATATTTGGTAGCCATGACAGAAAACGTGTAAGCACAGGAAATCATTATGATACCTCCGATCACCCACGCCAGGATGCCCTCCTTTAAATTACCGCCGGTTGCCGTAAGGATCTTTTCCGCCTTAAAAAATACACCGCTTCCGATGACGATGCCTACAACCATTGCAATGGCTGTAAAAAGGCCATATTTCTTTTCTAATTTCGGTTCCATAGTTTAACCAGTCCTATCATTCCATAGGATTCCTTTTTTTATTATTCTTTCATCATCAAAGAAAATAAATGCCATACAACCAGATTTGATAACATTACGGCCCTATTTATTAATGAGGAAACTTTTTTTATTTTATCATAAAATTTAATATAAAACAGCAATATTTTTTCTATTTAAAGTTTATTTTTCGTTAAGATAATAATTTTCCAATAAAGGAAAATATAGGCACAAAAGAATGGCCGGGATTGACAGTGTTACCGGAAGTAATGTATGATAAATATCAAATATGGGGAAAGTCTTTGCGCGCCTGAGGCGCAAAAAAGAGTAAAAGGAGAGAGGGTCATGGCAAAAATAAAGGAGTATACTCTGGAAAATATCAAAGAGATCTGTGAGTTTGGTAAGGCGATCTCGTCACCTGTCCGGCTGGAGATCATAAAGCTGTTATACCAGGACAATTATTCAATCAGCCAGATCGCGGAAGCTCTTGAACTTCCCCAGTCCAGTGCTGCTTTCCATCTGAAACTTCTTGAGGCGGCGGATTTGATCCGCATGGAAGAACAGCCGGGGAGCCATGGAACCATGAAGGTATGCAGCCGGAAACAGGATTATGCCAATCTTTGCTTTCTGCCCAGAAGCAGCCAGATCAATGAGGTGTTAAGCGTCGATATGCCGGTGGGCGCATTTGTGGACTGCAGTATTTCTCCTACCTGCGGCTTATATACTCCTTCTGGAGTGGTGGGAATGGAGGATAAGGTATACAGCTTTTATCTGCCGGAACGGATGGAGGCCGGTCTTTTGTGGACCTCCAAAGGCCATGTGGAATACCGGTTCCCCAATCAGCTTCCTTCAGGAAAACGGCCTGTACGGCTGTCCTTTTCCATGGAGATATGCTCGGAAGCGCCTGGGTATGCGGAGGACTGGAAGTCCGACATTACTATGTGGATAAACGGTGTGGAATGTGCCACCTGGTGCTGTCCGGGGGATTTCGGATCCAGAAGAGGGAGACTTACTCCCTCCCTATGGCCTAATGGTTCTACCCAATACGGTCTTTTGGTAAAATGGGAGATTAAGGGAGACGGAAGCTATATCAATGGAGAGCGGGCCTCCAAAGTCAGAATCAATGACATCGGGCTGTCGGAGAACGCCTTTATCAGCATGACCATCGGGAATCGTAAGGATGCAAAATATGAGGGCGGCTTTAATCTTTTTGGTAAGACCTTCGGCGATTATGCCCAGGATATTATTATGGAAATCGAATATTGATGATATATGGGGATAGATAAGACAACTGTTTGGAAAATATGCATATTTTCCGGGCGGTTGTTTTTTTGCTGCCTTACGCATGGGAGAAGAAAACGATGTGTTATAACAGGGATTCTATTTTTCTAAATGATAGAAATAAATAATAAAACAGTAATACTGTTGTAAATAGATAAAATATACAAAATATAAAATAAAATAGAGTATAATATATTGACTAACACAACGAAAAGGTGTATTGTTGATTTATTGAAACAGTAATACTGTTGTTAGCCAAGCTTTTATTGGACAAAATACGACAGACTGTTTTATGGTTTGCGAGGCAACTAAACAAGACAAGGAGGTAATTATGAGAAAGGGCAAAAAATGGATGGCTGCATTAGGCGCAGCGGCACTGGTTATGGCGGCAATGTCAGGATGCGGAAGCAGCGCATCAACGCAGACAACTGCGGGTACCCAGGGGGCACAGGGGGCCCAGGAGAGCAAGGAAACTTCCGGTGGAGAAACGTCGGCAGCAGCTGCGGAAGAAACAAAGAATGTTAATGACGACGGAACGGTTAACAATCCGGAGCAGGTGGCAGTGGATGCCAACAAGCTGGTCATGTGGTCTCTGTTCAGCGGCGGTGACGGCGGTTTTATGACCAAGATGATTGAGGAGTACAACGGCACAAACCCGACGAAACAGGTACAGTCCATCATGCTGGTATGGGCGGATTATTATACAAAGCTCCAGACAGCTGTTGCTGCCGGAAAAGGGCCGGATATCGGCATTTCCCACGCATCTTCTCTTCCTCAGCTGGTGGAAGACGGTGTGGTACAGCCGATCACTTCCTATCTAGACGAGCTGGGGATCGATTTAAGCCAGAATTATTCACAGGCCTCCATTGATGCCGTGACTTTTGACGGAGAAGTCTATGCGGTACCTTTGGACACCCATGCAGAGATCATGTATTTCAACAAAGAGATATTGGAAAAGGCCGGCGTGACCTTGAATGCGGCAGGAAGCGTTGATATTAAGAGCGCGGATGACTTTTATGCCGTTTGTGATAAGATCAAGGCTGTGATCCCGGAAGATGGCACAACCATTGCTATTACCAATAACGGAGACGATCCGTACCGTCTGTGGTGGGCAACCTATTTCCAGATGGGAGGAACCCCTATCGTCAGCGATGACGGCAAGAAAGTTACCCTTGATAAGGATAAGGCAGTAAAAGCGGCGGAATTTGTAAAGGGACTGTATGACAAGGGTTACGTTGCTGAAGGCATTGATGACCACCAGAAATTCTTCCAGACCGGAAAAGCGGGAATCTGCATCGGCGGAACCTGGGCAGTAGGTGCTTTTGAGCAGACGGATAACTTAAGCTTTGTCCCCATGGCATTCCCCAAGCTTTTTGATACCGATAACTGCTGGGCTGATTCCCATACCTTCATTCTTCCTACAAAGAATTCAAGGAATGAAGCCGACAGCAAAGCAGCGGTAGAATTCATGGTAGCAGCATCCATGAAAGGCGGCGTGACCTGGGCAGGCTCCGGCCAGATTCCGGCATGCAAGGAGGTTCTTGCAAGTGACGCCTATAAGGCACTTCCATACAGAAGCAGCTACATGTCTGAGGTGGAGAAGGCAGTCCTTCCGGCAAAGGTATCTACCTTCAACGGAATGAAGAAAGGGATGATCGACAGCCTGGATACCATCTGGACCGGAAAGGGAGATGCTGCCTCCGGAATTGATGCCCTATATGATGAGCTTGAGTCAAACCTTCCGTAACTTTTAATGAAACAGAGGGGGGAATCGTTCTCCCCTCTTTGTAAAAAGGATTGCATGGTTAGGGAGGACAGTAATTTGAGCAGAAGCAGAAAAATAAGAGATATGGCTACAGGCCTGGGATTGTGCCTGCCTTTTTTGGTCTTATATACGGTTTTTACCATATGGCCGGTGATTCAGGGGCTGTATGTGAGCCTGCATAAGTGGTCCTTAATGGGCAAGGTAAAATTTGTAGGACTAGATAATTATACTAAATTTTTATCGGATCAGAAGTTTGTTGACGCACTGGAACATACGATTATCTTTGTCATCCTTTCCGTACCTTTTCTGGTGGTTATGGCTTTGATACTGGCGCTGTTTGCCAACAGGCCGGTGAAAATCAGGCGGGGGTTAAGGGTCGCATATTATCTTCCAAGTATTATATCCGTTTCTGTTGCGTCCTTTATTGCAAAATATATGTTTGCACCCTATATGGGTTTTGTAAACGGAGTTCTGCATCTGACCGGAATTTTAGGTCCCGGATCGGAAATCCAGTGGCTTATTGACACAAATCATGCATGGGCGGTAGTAACGATGATGACCGTATGGTGGACCGTGGGATTTTCCATGCTATTATATTTATCGGCTCTGCAGGATATTTCACCGGAGATTTACGAGGCAGCTGAAATCGATGGAGCGGCGAAATGGCAGCAGTTGTTTTCCGTTGTTCTGCCCTTATTAAAGCCAACCACTTACTTAATCGTCATGCTGCAGATCATCGCCAGCTTCAAGGTGTTCGGCCAGATCCAGTTAATCACGGCAGGAGGGCCGGCAGGAAGTACAAAACCCTTGATTCAATATATTTATGAGACAGGATTTACGAAGAACAATATGGGCTATGCTGCGGCCATGTCCTATGTGCTGTTTGCCATTCTGATCGTATGTACGCTTATTCAGAAGGCGGTTCAGAGGAAGGGGGAAAAGGAAGATGAAGCGTAAGAAAGTAAAAGCAGGGAGCATTGCGTTGACTCTTTTATCCGCAGGACTGGCCGTCATTTTTCTGGCACCTGTGATCTGGGCCTTTTTCGTATCCCTGCAGTATGAGGGAAAGCAGATCATAAGCGTGGGCAGCTGGTTTACGCCCCCTTATACATTTCGGAATTATCTGGATCTGATCATCGGTTCCGATGTTGCCAAGTGGTTGTTGAATTCTGTGATCGTTGCTGTGCTTGTTACAGTTTTAACAGTCCTGTTTTCCGCCATGGCAGCCTATGCTCTGGCAAAAATTAAGTTTATGGGGAGAAATAAGCTGTATATTTACTTTTTGTTAGGACTCATGGTACCGGGGGAAGCGACTATTGTGCCGCTGTTTATTACTGCCAATGGATTAAAGCTGATTGATACATACGCAGGATTGCTTTTTCCGTCCGTGGCGGTATCCATGAATCTGATTATCATGGTGACGTTTTTTAAGGGCCTTCCGGATTCCCTCATCGAAGCCGCAAGGATCGACGGAGCTGGAGAAATTATGATTTTTGCCCGGATCATCATGCCCTTATCAAAGGCAGTGATTTCTACCATCAGCATTTTCGCATTTATCGGAAGCTGGAATAATTATCTGTGGCCTCTTCTCTGCGCCATGGACAGCAGTAAATTTACATTGCCTGTGGGTATTCCCATTTTTGCCGGAACCTATACCGTGGATTATGTGAAACCGATGACGGCTAATATGATCGCATCCATCCCTGCCATCATCATTTATCTTATATTTGAAAAACAGATCGTGCAGGGAATCACGATGTCCGGCGTTAAGGGATGAACAGGCTGGAAAGAGGAAAGGAGAATTATTACATGCTATGCTATCAGAAAGACTATCCAAGACCACAGTTTGTCCGTAGGGACTGGATCAATTTAAACGGTGTTTGGGACTTCGATTTTGATGATGACAATACAGGAGAAGTTAAGTGCTGGTATGAGGGTTTCCATACGGAAAAAGAGATATGCGTACCCTTTACTTATGAAACAAAGAAAAGTAATATCCATGACGAAGGGGTACACCATTATGTGTGGTATGGCCGCAGATTCCAGGCGGAGAAAGAAAAATTATCGGGTAATAAGCTGTTTCTACATTTCGAGGGAAGCGACTTCCTGACGAAGGTATGGATCAATGGGCAATTGGCCGGTATGCATGAAGGCGGATATTCCCGTTTTTCCTTTGATATCACAAACCTTGTAAAGGATGGAGAGAACCTTGTAGTCGTAAAAGCCGAGGATCATATGGATCCCCAGCAGCCAAGGGGAAAGCAGCGTTGGATTTCTGAAAATTTTGGCTGCTGGTATGTGCAGACGACAGGAATCTGGAAAACTGTATGGATGGAGTATGTACCGGACATCAGCTTAAACTCGGTAAAAATGACGCCCAATTTACAGTCAGGCGGGCTAGAGCTGGAATATACCGTGGACTGTCCAAATCCCCTTGATGGGAGAAGGCTGGAGGTAGAGGCAGCTGTCAGTTTTGGTGGCAGGTTTGTGATAAAGACGCTGACCGGCATAGGGAAAAATCCCACAAAGGCTTTCATTGACCTGGAAGCAGCCGAGGCAAATAACCCATGGGGGATATGTACATGGACCCCGGCGGAGCCCCGGCTTTATGATATCTGCTTCCGTACCCTTTATGATGGAGAGGTGTGTGACGAGGTTGGGTCCTATTTTGGAATGCGTGAGATCCGGATCGATGGTCCAAACATTCTTTTAAACGGGGCACCATTATATCAGAGACTGATACTTGATCAGGGGTATTGGGAAGAAACCCATTTAACACCGCCGGATGAGGAAGCACTGATCGAAGATATTGATAAAATTCATGCCCTGGGGTACAACGGTTTGAGGAAGCATCAGAAGATAGAGGATGAAAGGTTTCTCTACTGGTGTGACGTTAAGGGGATGCTGGTCTGGAGTGAGGCGCCTGCCGCTTATGTTTATTCCGACCGCGCAGTGGAACTGTTTACGAGGGAATGGCTTGATATTGTTAAACAGAATTATAATCATCCTTCTATTATTACATGGACTCCGTTAAATGAATCCTGGGGGATTCCCCGGGTCGAGACGAACAGGAGTGAGCAGCATTTTACCGAAGGGATTTATCACCTGTCGAAAAGCATTGACAAAAACCGTCCGGTAATTGTAAATGATGGCTGGGAGCATACGGTTTCCGATATCATCACCCTGCATGACTACGAGGAGAAGGGGGAGGTGCTCAAAAAGCGTTATACAGAATATAAGGATGAGATTTTGGCGGCAGAGGTTTACCACTCCACATCTAAATCAGCTTTTGCCAATGGCTTTTCTTACAAGGGCCAGCCGGTGATGATCAGTGAGTTTGGCGGCATCGCGTTTGACAGCGACAAAGAGGGCTGGGGGTATGGGAATAAGGTTAATACAAAAGAGGAGTTTTTAAATAGGTTTGAGAGTATTACGACTGCCATTAAGGAGATCCCGTATGTATGCGGCTATTGCTACACCCAGGTTACGGATGTGCAGCAGGAAGTCAATGGATTAATGGATATCAGGAGAAACTTTAAAGTGGATCCTGAGAAGATAAAGGAAATTAATGAGAAGAGAGTGGCATTTTGGAGAGATGAACTCCGGTAGTATACGCCTCTTGTCAGAGTCTATTATTTATCATTGATATTTATAAAAAACAGTCACTCCTGTAAGGGCATTTGCCCTTTTACAAGAGTGACTGTTTTTTTATTGGAGATTTGTTTCTTTTATTTTGATGCTACGATAGACTGTACATAAGAAAGCATTTCTTCTCTGGACTGTACCGTTTGAGTATGATCGATGATTTGCTGCTGCGCCTGGGTGGGTAAGGAGAAAAAATAATCCATTGCTTTATATTCTTCCAGCGCCAAACCAAGGCCTACCGGCAATTCTGCACCGCTTGTATAATTTCCCATCTTTAAACCTCTTTGCACTAAGATCTTTCCATTATCTGTTTTTCCTGCTCTTCAATCATCTTTTTAACCATATAACCATATTGATAAGATGTCATTTTGCTATAATCATTACTTTTTATAGGGAAGCCGGTTTCTTCGGCGATTTCATACTTAAACCGGTCAAGAGCCTCCCTTGCTTCCGGAATTACATTTCTGTTTGGCATATAGAATCACCTCAATTCGTTTTATAAGTATTATGAGGCTTTTTAGAAAAAATATTCAGAAGCATAATATAACCTCCCTTCCCGGCAGACACTGCTTGAAAGGGAGGTACAGAAAAAAATTAAATAAAAAACCACCAGACAAGAATGGAAAGGCCGGCTCCGGTTATGCAGCAGATTGCATCATTCATCGTATCCACAAGTCCGGCAGGCTGAAGTGCTTTTTCAGATACATGGTTATTCGAAGTATGGAACTTTTGCCAGCGCTGCGCATTCCCATGAGTGATACAGTCGCTTATATATTCAAGCACTTCCCAAATTACATGAAGTGTTACGGAAAAAGTAAAACCAAACAACAGGATCACCAATTTCATAATGCCGGAGCCTGTACCGGCAAATGCAATTCCAAAGCCAGCAAACCCAACGCCGGACAGGAAATGGATTGCCCGGTCCCACCATTTATATTTATCATAAAAATGATATGAGCTCCCCAGGTATAGTGCCATGAATATGATGGTAAAATACACGAAGATGCTGAAGCCGTCAATTCTTATTTTAAATACTGCATTTAAAAGTTCCGGTAAGAAGGACAATGCAAATACTAAGATAACGGATTTCATTAACTTATATTCCCGTTTGAAAACATGATAAACTGCCAACGCAAATAAAGCGCACCGAAAAATAATCTCGAAGAGACTCAAAAGTTTCATATGATCACCTCACGAGTTGAGTATGCGCAGCGGCTGAAAAATTATACGTTTTGGTAATATTAAGCCCTTCTATTAAAAACGGAATTCCTGTTCAACCAGATTTTCCGCATATTCTTCCACGGCTTTCTCAATCCTTCGATACGTTTCAAGAACTTCTTTGCCTTTTTCGGTTAAACGTGTTCCTCCCCGTTCATTTCCGCCCTTTTCAGAAATAACAACAGGAAATCCCAGTTCTTCTTCCAGAGTCCGAATCATTCGAATGGCTTTTGGATAGGAAATTCCTGTTTGTTCTGTTGCTTTTTTTATGGATTTATACAGCTCAATGGCATCTAACATTTCTTTTACGCCTTTGCCAATAAAAATTTTATCTTTACCGATTCTTATTCTTGTAACTACGCGCATGATTTATCACCTCAGATTTACTATACAGAGATTTTGGATTTGTGGCAAGTGGATTATGAATGAAAGAAAAAAATGTTAGCTAGATTATTTATGACAATCGGTCTCATGGAATATTGATGGGATATTGAAAAAACTGCTGACTGTCAATGTAGACTAAATCAGCAGTTTTTTGATGCGCAGTCTTATTAGGAAAATGATAACCAACAGGGATCACTTTCCTTGTCAGTTTATGATTTCTCCCAACGTTTAAGAATTGGCAGCACAGCTGTTATTTCTTTTCTTGCTTCTTCCTCGCCTATGGATCTCCCTAAGACAGGTACAATCATCTCAGTCATTTCTTCTATCGTTAGATCAGGCTCAATAAATTTACCGTCTTTATAACAATTCGTGCAATAAATGCTTCTGCTTCCGTCAGGCTCTGTTGCAATGAAATGAGAGTGTTCTTTGTTAAAAGGTAAACCACAGCTTTGACACATTGTCACTTCCGCCATATTTATCATTCCTTTCGTAGAGTAACTTATCAATCGTCAGCTTATATTGTCAATACAAGCTGACTTTATTATAAAGGAGTGCCATGTGGATTGTCAACGGCAATGCCCGACTCCTTTTATGGGATTTGTTCCGATGGCAAGTTGTTAAGATGGTGTTAAGATTATCATTTTCCTATTCCTTTTATTGGTAATTTTCACTAAAATGGAGACAGAAAAGGAGGGGTGATATATGAATGCCGTTATTATTTTATTGATTGTTGTTTATGCAATCATAGGTGGGTTGTCCACTCTGTATCTGTTTTTTAGTATGCCTGCTGTTATTATATGGAAGTTTTACAGGAAGTTTAAATATAACATATCCTTAATGGATTGAGCGACGCATAAAATCCGAATCTTAAAGGGTGTCCCTGAACTATGGTTTTCAAAGAAGGGGGCACCCTTATGCGTATCAAACTGCCGGATCTTGCCCGATGGTTTATTTCGTGATCCGGAATACAGAGGCTGACTTATGCCGGCCCTGGCAGACAGATTATACATTGGTAAGCCTGCGAAACAGATTGTTTACATCCAACTGGCCATATCCCCATATGTTGTTTGGAAAAACATTAGCCCCTTCCCGCCGGCCCCCTCTTATAATCAGTCGGTTGACATCGTATCCGGTCATGGAAGTATAATTTCCTCTGGAAATGCCCCATTCCAGGATCATGGCAATGGCGCCGGCCGTATGTGCGGCTGCAGCCCCTGTTCCGGTAATGGATCCATACTGATTCCTGGGGAGGGCACAAGGAAGCTCGTAGCCAGGGGCGGCGATATCTGGTTTGACCTGCCCGCTTCTTGTATAGCCTCTGCTTGATTCTAAGAGTATGCTGTCATTAAACTGGTTATAGGCAGTGACCGTCAGCTGATGGAGACCATTGCCGGGAGACGTTATAGTGGTATCCGGATTCGGGTTAAGAAAAAAGGTTTCATTTGAAAGAAGATTTCCGGAAGGCAGCCAGGAGTGAAAGGATATGGGCTCATTATCAATGCTTTGAATCCGGATGCTCCAGACTCCGGGAAGGGCATCCCTAAAACGCAGCAATATGAGCTGGTCCCCGGTTTCCTCTTCAAATATAAAATTATTCACCCAGAGCACACTTGGGGTAAAAATGAAGTTAAACATTCTGCAGGATCCAATGGTGGGATAAATCAGCTGAGTGGATTCCCGGTTTGGCGTGGAAATATCAACGGCGAACCGTCCAAGAGCGTAAGGCCATATTTCCATGGAAAACATTTTATCCCTTTCTCCTACGCGTAATTCAAAGTCATTGTAAAAGGGCGGCTCTTTTGTGTTGTTAAAGTAATGCCTGCGATCATTTCCTTCATTCCCTGCTGAAACAGAAAGGCCGATGCCGGGAAGTCTTCCCAGGTAGTTTAGGTAATTACTGAGCGCGCCGCTGCCGTCATGCCCGCCGCTGCTGCTGCCAAGGGCGATGCATATAACCACAGGACGGCTTACACTTTGCGCAAAGGAAATTAAATAGCGTATTCCAAGTATTATATCGGATTCCTGAAAACACACGGTGTCATTCGGTACAAAAAAGATTTCCTTTAGATTTTGTTTTGCGTCTTTCAGCTTTACAACCACCAGTTCGGATTCCGGAACAATGCCGGAAAAGGTACCTTCGGCATTTGGTTTGCCGGCGATTACGCTGGCAATTGATGTGCCATGGCCGT
This genomic stretch from Lacrimispora sphenoides harbors:
- a CDS encoding zinc ribbon domain-containing protein, translated to MAEVTMCQSCGLPFNKEHSHFIATEPDGSRSIYCTNCYKDGKFIEPDLTIEEMTEMIVPVLGRSIGEEEARKEITAVLPILKRWEKS
- a CDS encoding winged helix-turn-helix domain-containing protein, with translation MRVVTRIRIGKDKIFIGKGVKEMLDAIELYKSIKKATEQTGISYPKAIRMIRTLEEELGFPVVISEKGGNERGGTRLTEKGKEVLETYRRIEKAVEEYAENLVEQEFRF
- a CDS encoding S8 family peptidase; its protein translation is MEKVLDNDYYDLMINNVSIPMYDTGDNITTLNFRNSLVHILKTNSDPCNLGVYPYHNFPTLYAPTSTISIEKSGIGTVQRNPFLGLFGQGIIVGVIDTGIDYQHQAFLYNDDTTRILSIWDQSIQNGPIPEGFTFGTEYRKEIINLALKSDNPLSIVPSVDTNGHGTSIASVIAGKPNAEGTFSGIVPESELVVVKLKDAKQNLKEIFFVPNDTVCFQESDIILGIRYLISFAQSVSRPVVICIALGSSSGGHDGSGALSNYLNYLGRLPGIGLSVSAGNEGNDRRHYFNNTKEPPFYNDFELRVGERDKMFSMEIWPYALGRFAVDISTPNRESTQLIYPTIGSCRMFNFIFTPSVLWVNNFIFEEETGDQLILLRFRDALPGVWSIRIQSIDNEPISFHSWLPSGNLLSNETFFLNPNPDTTITSPGNGLHQLTVTAYNQFNDSILLESSRGYTRSGQVKPDIAAPGYELPCALPRNQYGSITGTGAAAAHTAGAIAMILEWGISRGNYTSMTGYDVNRLIIRGGRREGANVFPNNIWGYGQLDVNNLFRRLTNV